One Diceros bicornis minor isolate mBicDic1 chromosome 11, mDicBic1.mat.cur, whole genome shotgun sequence genomic region harbors:
- the HMGB2 gene encoding high mobility group protein B2: MGKGDPNKPRGKMSSYAFFVQTCREEHKKKHPDSSVNFAEFSKKCSERWKTMSAKEKSKFEDMAKSDKARYDREMKNYVPPKGDKKGKKKDPNAPKRPPSAFFLFCSEHRPKIKSEHPGLSIGDTAKKLGEMWSEQSAKDKQPYEQKAAKLKEKYEKDIAAYRAKGKSEVGKKGPGRPTGSKKKNEPEDEEEEEEEEEDEDDEEEEEDEE; this comes from the exons ATGGGTAAGGGAGACCCCAACAAGCCGAGGGGCAAGATGTCCTCGTACGCCTTCTTCGTGCAGACCTGCCGGGAGGAGCACAAGAAGAAGCACCCGGACTCCTCCGTCAACTTCGCCGAATTCTCCAAGAAGTGTTCGGAGAGATGGAAG ACCATGTCTGCAAAGGAAAAGTCAAAATTTGAAGATATGGCAAAAAGTGACAAAGCTCGCTATGACAGGGAGATGAAAAATTATGTTCCTCCCAAAGGtgataagaaaggaaagaagaaagatcccAATGCTCCTAAAAGGCCTCc GTCTGCCTTCTTCCTGTTTTGCTCTGAACATCGCCCAAAGATCAAAAGTGAACACCCCGGCTTATCCATTGGGGATACTGCAAAAAAATTGGGTGAAATGTGGTCTGAACAGTCAGCCAAAGATAAACAACCATATGAACAGAAAGCAGCTAAGCTAAAGGAGAAATATGAAAAG GATATTGCCGCATATCGTGCCAAGGGCAAAAGTGAAGTGGGAAAGAAGGGCCCTGGCAGGCCAACAGGTTCAAAGAAGAAGAATGAACcagaagatgaggaggaggaggaagaggaggaagaagatgaagatgatgaggaagaggaagaggatgaaGAATAA